Proteins from a genomic interval of Mustela lutreola isolate mMusLut2 chromosome 4, mMusLut2.pri, whole genome shotgun sequence:
- the LOC131828733 gene encoding synaptotagmin-15-like isoform X4: protein MECLIRSMRKWFISARISSPRPAAFQSNRKPASVSVLESNPGGGVAAHILPPTSCRPAVRGGMPFPLASQSGWSLPPEKVALVIGGLAGGLLLLLLLIWVSCCLWKKLRTLSTYEELPGSTTASSVQGGKLYPPPARTQTSRPPGVPFVVPPSLQDQDWVPLHRGEWAQALQDPCLSPEFLPRPSSGSVGNTGTVGTINPDLYKFLEDKSETNFPEGCLGRLWFSVEYQQDAERLLVGLIKARRLRAPSESCSPLVKLHLLPDERRFLQSKTKRKTSSPQFDEHFIFQVSSKNITQRVLRFSVYHVDRQRKHQLLGQVFFPLRNEPLAGDCPHVIWRDLEAESGETSVSPSVKCRWAERRHHGCVTQDQSLTAGRRPDTAASPAPAE from the exons ATGGAATGTCTCATCAGGAGCATGAGAAAATGGTTCATTTCAGCCAGAATCTCAAGCCCAAGGCCTGCCGCtttccaaagcaacaggaagcctgcttctgtgTCAGTTCTGGAGTCCAACCCAGGGGGTGGGGTTGCTGCCCACATTCTGCCCCCTACCTCCTGCAGGCCAGCGGTGCGAGGAGGAATGCCTTTCCCCCTGGCATCACAATCCGGGTGGTCTCTGCCCCCAGAGAAGGTGGCCCTGGTAATTGGGGGCCTCGCTGGGGGGTTGCTGCTGCTACTGTTGCTGATCTGGGTGAGCTGCTGTCTCTGGAAGAAGCTTCGGACCCTGTCCACCTATGAGGAGCTGCCAGGGAGCACCACTGCCTCCAGCGTACAGGGGGGCAAGCTCTACCCCCCACCTGCCAGGACGCAGACAAGCAG GCCTCCAGGTGTGCCATTCGTGGTGCCTCCTTCCCTTCAAGACCAAGACTGGGTACCCCTACACCGTGGAGAGTGGGCCCAGGCCCTACAGGACCCTTGCCTCTCCCCAGAGTTCCTGCCCCGCCCCTCCAGTGGCAGCGTTG GAAATACAGGCACGGTGGGGACCATCAACCCAGATCTATATAAGTTCCTGGAGGACAAGAGTGAAACCAACTTCCCTGAGGGCTGCCTGGGACGGCTGTGGTTCTCCGTGGAATATCAGCAGGATGCCGAGCGGCTGTTGGTGGGCTTAATCAAGGCTCGGAGGCTGCGAGCCCCCTCGGAGAGCTGCAGCCCCCTCGTGAAGCTGCACCTGCTGCCCGACGAGCGGCGCTTCCTCCAGTCGAAGACCAAACGCAAGACCTCCAGCCCGCAGTTTGATGAGCACTTCATCTTCCAG GTGTCCAGCAAGAACATCACTCAAAGGGTACTCAGGTTCTCCGTGTACCACGtggacaggcagaggaagcacCAGCTCCTGGGCCAGGTGTTCTTCCCCCTGAGAAATGAGCCCCTGGCCGGTGACTGCCCGCATGTCATCTGGAGAGACCTGGAGGCTGAGAGTGGAGAG acctcagtttccccatccgtaAAATGCCGTTGGGCTGAAAGGAGACACCATGGGTGTGTAACCCAGGACCAGAGCCTGACTGCTGGGAGGAGGCCAGATACCGCGGCCTCTCCAGCACCTGCTGAGTGA